The sequence ACCCTGCCTATTTTACGAAAATAGGACTTGATTAAGCTTCATATTTATCTGTCTTTCATACTTTAACGTAGTAAGAAAATAATCAATGAACCAATGGAGGCATTATGGAAAAGCAACTATATAAACCCTTACTTTCCTTGTTGGATACGGAAGAGGCGATTAAGAATATAAAGGATTATTTTGAAATGGAGCTATCTGAGTCCTTACAGATAAAAAAGGTTTCAGCACCTTTAATGATTAAAGGTGGTCAGGGAATTAACGATGATTTAAATGGAGTAGAACGAATTACTTCATTTAGTACGCCCGATATTACAGAGTCAGCTATTGAAGTCGTTCAATCCCTAGCTAAGTGGAAAAGGGTGGCTCTTGGAAGGTATAACTTGCCTGTTGGAAAAGGTCTATATACGAAGATGATTGCGATTAGAAGTGATGAGGAGTTAGATGCTACTCACTCTCTATTCGTTGACCAATGGGATTGGGAGAAGGTCATAACAAGAGAACAGCGCACTGAAGAAATGCTAAAATCGGAAGTTAAAAAAATATATCGTTCCATAAAGGACACAGAGACCTATATTCATGAGTATTACCCTGAACTAAAGCCAGTACTACCAGAAGAGATCACCTTCATTACCTCTCAGGAGTTAGAAGATCAATACCCTGGGCATACTCCAAAAGAACGAGAAAATGTGATTTCCAAAAAATATGGGGCCGTATTTATTATGAAGATCGGCCATACGTTGAATTCTGGTGAAAAGCACGACGGTCGTGCACCGGATTATGATGATTGGTCCTTAAATGGAGACATCATTGTCTGGAACCCAACCCTCGAGAGTGCCTTCGAGCTGTCTTCGATGGGTATTAGAGTAGATTCTATATCTCTAGTAAACCAGCTTCAAACTGCTTACTGTTTAGAAAGACTTGCCCTCCCCTTCCACCAATCCGTACTAAAAGAAAATGTTCCTTTTTCAATCGGTGGTGGAATCGGCCAATCAAGATTATGCATGTTCCTGTTAAAAAAGATGCATATCGGTGAAGTGCAAGCCTCCTTTTGGGGCGATTCAATTATTGAAGAGTGCAAGACTCAAAATATTCCACTTTTATAGGAAACAGACCTTAGAATGCTTACTCTTGTGGGTAAGCTTTTTTACATTTGGATAAGATCACTTCATCTATAATATTAATAAGTGAAACTATTAGGCATCTTATTCGTATTAGTATTTAAAGTGAATTGGACCAGGGGGACAGGTACCTTGTCCCAGATAGTTACTATCTTTGGGACACTGTACCTGTCCCTCTGTCCCACTACTATGAGGTGATTATATGTGGAATATATCGAAAGAAGCTAAAGAAAGATTTTTAAAACATAACCTGCTCCCGATTCATGAATCTGACCGTGAATGGGAGATTTCATTAAGAGAGGCTAGAGAAGAAGGCGAGGATTTGATTACTAGTTTGCAGGAAGAACTTGCGGAGGTAAAAGAGGAATTACTTCAGGTCTTGCCTAGTCGTTTTGTACCTTATTTAGAAGATGGTTCTTTAAATCAACCAACATTGCCTAAATCTGTACTTGAAGATTATTTAAACTGGATACAGCAAGCCTCACATGACTTTGAACAAGTATTAGATGCTGCATATGAACGGACACAACATGCTCTTCCTTATTTACCTACTTCTGTTCAAGAAGTGTTTGCAGAAAGTTTGCATGATTCAACGATTGAGCGCATTGTTTGGGAAGGCGATACACTTCATCTTTATGTCAATACAGATGGTGGTTTTTCTTCAAAGGCACTTATTCATTTTACATTTAAGGGAGTTCAATCTGAAGAAACAGATGGGCCCATTGAAGTTGGACAATGGTTTATTTATGATGAACTACAGAAAACTGAGGATGGATTTGCCTTTCGGGTCTTATTTGAAAGTCCGGAAAGTCAGTGGACCATTTCCATGAAAGAGTTAGATGCAGAGTACTTTTACCGTCCTAAGGAATATACGATATTGAGAAACGAAGAAAAACTTGAAGATACGTCCCTGGTTGAGTACACATCTAGCTTAAATCCAGAGCATCGCTATTGGTTGATTACACCACATATTGAGTGTACCATATCCTCATTTTCGGAAAATCTCGCCATAGAAAACGGTCTGATTGAGTTTTCCAACAATGAATTGGTGGTTATAGTAGGAAATGAACGTTTTACATATGATTTAGATGAATACAATCCGATTCAGTTTATCTACACCTACATATATGAAGATCCTTATGCACAGTTTAATGAGCCTATTCCAACAGAAGAAATCGAAGAAGCAGCATTAGGTGAAGAACTAGAACTACAAGTACGTGCATGGAACACCATGTATGGCAATCCTAAAGAGTTGGCAAACATTATTAACACAGTATTAATGAAGGTTAACGTTACGGAAGAAAATGAAATGATGATCAGTGTTTATGTAAATCATTTTTATAAAGAGGGAATCTTACTAAAAGAAGTGATTGAGAAACACCGTGCATGTATTGATTAGTGGACCTCGCTTCATTTAAATGATTCTAAAAAGGAGTCTACTTATGGAACCTAAAAGCAAACAAATGCTAAAACCCTTTCTCTCCCTTATTTTATCTACAAAAATACCAAAGCTCGCCCTCACCTTAGGGCTAATCGGGAGTCTGATTACAACGATTGTTGGTCTTTCCATTCCCCTTTTAACACGAGAATTGGTCGATGGGTTTTCAGTTTCATCTTTGAACATGTATCTAATTGGGGCCATCGTGATTGTTTTTATTTTACAGGCAGTTATAGACGGGGCCTCTACTTATGCTCTTGCTTATGTCGGACAAAATATTGTCGCTAGGTTACGTGAGCGTATGTGGTTTAAGCTCATTCGTCTTCCGGTTTCCTATTATGATAAAAGTAAAAGTGGTGAATCCGTGAGTCGTGTAGTCAATGATACTGGGGTCGTAAAGGACTTAATTTCACAACATTTCCCTCAATTTATAAGCGGAATTATTTCCATTATTGGAGCAGTGATTATCCTATTTATTATGGATTGGAAAATGACTTTACTCATGTTTATTGCCGTTCCCATTACTGCTTTATTTATGGTTCCCCTTGGAAGTAAAATGTCAAAAATCTCTCGCAGTCTTCAGGATGAAACAGCGAATTTTAGCGGAAGCGTGCAGCAGACCCTAAGTGAGATTCGCTTAATGAAAGCATCTAATGCTGAAGCGACAGAAGAGCAAAAAGGTATGGCTGGTATTAACAAGCTGTTTTCTTACGGCTTAAAAGAGGGGATCATTTTCGCCTTCATTGGCCCGCTTATGTATTTAGTAGTTATGGTCGTGATTGTGGTTATTATTGGCTATGGTGGAATTCGAGTTGCGGAAGGGACGATGACTACAGGATCTCTAGTTGCCTTTTTACTGTATCTATTTCAAATTGTCTTCCCCATCACTTCCTTTGCCATGTTCTTTACCCAGTTACAAAAAGCAAGGGGAGCGACAGAAAGGATTATTGAAATACTGGCCCTAGAAGTAGAAGCAGGACAAACAGGAAAAGAGTTGGATATTTCCAATCAATCTATTACAGTGAAACATGTTTCCTTTTCCTACAATGAGGGAGAACCTATCATCCAGGATGTCTCGTTTAAGATCCTTCCAGGTACAATGGTTGCCTTTGCAGGACCGAGCGGTGGTGGCAAAACCACGATGTTCGCCCTACTCGAGCGCTTTTACGAGCCAACTCAAGGTGATATCTTAATTGGTAACACCCCCATTACAGAGTTATCGATGCATACGTGGAGAAGGCAAATTGGCTATGTATCTCAGGATAGCCCAATGATGGTAGGAACAATAAGAGAAAACCTATGCTACGGATTACAACAAGGTCAAGAAAACATTTCTGATGAGCGCTTATGGGAAGTCGCAAAAATGGCCTATGCTGATCAGTTTATTAAAGAGTTTCCAGAAGGCCTTGATACTGAGGTTGGCGAGCGCGGTGTCAAGCTCTCTGGTGGTCAACGACAACGAATTGCGATTGCCAGAGCCTTCTTGAGAGATCCCAAAATCCTTATGATGGATGAAGCAACCGCAAGCCTGGATACCCAATCTGAAGGAATAGTTCAACAAGCTTTATCTCGCCTCATGGAAGATCGCACCACCCTTGTTATTGCTCACCGCTTATCAACGATTGTCAATGCCGACAACATCATCTTTATAGATAAAGGACGAATAACAGGAACGGGTACACACGAAGAACTTGTCCAAACTCATGAGCTATATAGGGAATACGCTGAACAACAATTGACATAGGACACGAGGGCTTCTTCATATTAAGATGTTTTTTTTCATAAAAGGAAAAAGTCAATAAATCGTAGGGACAATCCAAAGTTCTGTCCCTTTTAAAACTGCAAAAACTGCACCTTATATCGTTAGAAAGTATGTCTAACGATATGGGTGCAGTTCATAATAGACGAAGTGAGTATTCCTTAAATATCTCCTCTATCCAGCTTCATTGAAGTAAATACTCATGAGGTTATTTTACTCTTTAACAACTGTAACATTATCAATATACACATTAGTTGCCGCATTTCCATCCGCGATATTTCCTAGTTCAAAAACTAGTTTTCCATCATGATAGGTATCTTCCGCCATCGTAAATGTAACCGTATAGGTTTTCATCTCATTTGTTAGATCAAATGTACTCATTTCCGCATAGTTGATAAACCATGGATCCGTCGTAAGTTCTTTTCCAATATTAACATTAACCTTCCGATTTTCATCAGCTCTAGCATCGAACGAAACCGTATACGTGCCACCCTTTTCGAAATATAAATCTTTTTGATACACTTGTGGCGCATATGAAGCACCACCGACTTGGGAAATCGAGACTTTCATCTCATTGTTTTCTACTGTTGCAGTACCTTCTGCATATCCACTCCATGGATCTCCCCACCAAGATGACCAATGCGCATTTCCGTCATTGAAGCTTCCATTGTCAATGCCAGGCGTTGTCGTTGGTTCTGGTTGTGGTTCTGGTGCATTTTTAACTTGTAGCACCACATTGTCAATATGAATGATATGGTTTCCTATTGTATTTTCACCATCTTTTCCTAGTAAAAACTTTAAGCTAGCCGTTTCATCTGATGGCATTGTAAATGTATAGCTATATTGGCTCATTTCATTAGTAAGCGTAGATTTCTCACTTAAGAATCTAGTATATTGAGCATTCTCTACTGTAACTTCAACATCTCTTAAGGCTGATGAACGGGCATCGAATGAAACGATATACTCGACCCCTTTTGATAACTTCAAGTTACCTTGTTCAAGGAGCACACTCCACGGCTCCTTGCCTTCATTACTGATGTCAATTTGTACTTCTTCTTGGCTGTTAACAGAAAGCGTTGCACTCGCATCGAAGTGCACATAGCTACCCCAAGAATCAAAACCATTTGCAAACTGACCATTCTTTAGAGGAAATAAGTCTACTTGCCCATAATCAATCTCCGTAGATGTTTTCAGAAGAACGATGTCATCTAGAATGATGTTAGAGTCTTGCCCACCTAAATTAAAGATGAGTTGCCCTTCTGAATCCGTGATCTCATCTGGCATGGTGAATACAATATCGTATTCTGCCATTTCTGTCGTAAGATTAATGGTTTGTAACTCAGAATAACTAACTTCACCCTCTTTACTTCTAACATCAACTTGGATGGAAGTTGGTTTTGCGGCTCTAGCTCTGAATGTCGCTTTATAATCATTGCCTTCTAGCAGGTACATCCCTTTTTGTAAAACTTGAACATCGGTAGGATTTGCTCCTCCATCTATTACTTCCACTTGTAATTCTCTCGAACCCTCATCAACACTTGCCGAGGCAACTGCTTGATTGGTAACGAGATTCCAATATGTCATTCGGTCCATGCTTCCTTGATCAAATGTCCCGTTATACACAAGATTTCCGTCTGGTAATGGTTGTTTTGGACCGTTTTCATCCACTGGCTGCCCTGTCACTTCCTCTACACGAACGTTACCAATCCATAAAGGATTCTCTCCGCCATTTCCTAGATTAAATTCTAACCTAGATACAAGATCCGTTTCTGCTAACATATCAAACGTAAATTCATAGCTTTGTAGTTGGTCTGTTAGTGAGAAAGTCTCTTCATTAGAATACTTCACCCATCCTCGTTCAGGACCTGCTCCGAGTTTCACCATCATATTCCGATTAGCCGTAGATTTTGCGTCAAAGCTAACTTTGTAGGTGCCACCTTTCCCTAATGAAAGATTTTGGATTAACTGTAGAGAATATAGCTGATTTCCTGGATTTGTTGGTGTAATTTTTGCATAATTCACACCATCCATTGATTCAACGTTAATCGTCCCATCTCCCCCGAAATCAGGTAAATGAACAAAGTTCCAATAGGTCGGATTTAATTCCTCACCAACAGCATCTACTTCCGTAATCGGGTGCTCATATTGATGATCGTAGATGAAGTTCCCATCTTCTAACGGCTGCTTTGCCCCTTCAGGTAATACTACTTTTTCAATCACAGGTTCAACTGGTTCTTGATAGTCTCGCTTTTTCAAGTCATAGACACGAACATAATCGATTTCCATTTTCTTTGGAAAAATAGTAGATTCATCTGGTTCACCATCAAACCAGCCGCCTACTGCTAAGTTCATAATCAGATGGAAATTTTGATCAAATGGTGCTGGATATGAGTATTTAGTGGCACTGTTCTTCCCTTTTGAATACCAGTTATTTTGAGTCTGATATAACTTTCCGTCTACATACCAACGAAGTTCTCCTGGCTCCCATTCAAGTGAATAGGTATGCCATGCATCAATTCCTCTATTTTTAGGTAGTTCATACTCTTTACCTGTATACTTGTTATTTGGCCACACTTCTCCATAATGGATGGTCCCAGCCACTGTATGGGGTTTACTTCCCCAGCTCTCCATAATATCGATTTCTCCTGAAGCTGCCCAACCACCGTATTTGTCATCTTCAGGTAACATCCAAATCGCTGGCCATAATCCCTTCCCTACAGGAAGCTTTGCTTTAATATCAAATCGACCATACTTTTTACTAAATAAACCCTTTGTTTTTAATCTTGCTGAAGTATAATCATAAGTTCCAAACTGATCTGTCACTTTTTCCTTTTTCGCTTGGATAATAAGCTTCCCATCTTTTACGTAAGCGTTTTCACTTGAGTCCGTATAAAATTCCTTCTCATTGTTTCCCCATCCAGGCGCAACTCCATTCCCATCTGCATCAACAATCCAGTTTCCTAAATCATACGTCCACTTTGTGCGATCGATCTCCTTGCCATCAAATTCATCTGACCAAACAAGTTCCCATTCGGATTTACTAGATTTTTCTTCTTTATTTAGTGCTCCTAATGCCATTGAAGGTAAAATAAGAAAAAGGCTTAGCATAATCAATAAAATTCTTTT is a genomic window of Bacillus mesophilus containing:
- the asnA gene encoding aspartate--ammonia ligase — encoded protein: MEKQLYKPLLSLLDTEEAIKNIKDYFEMELSESLQIKKVSAPLMIKGGQGINDDLNGVERITSFSTPDITESAIEVVQSLAKWKRVALGRYNLPVGKGLYTKMIAIRSDEELDATHSLFVDQWDWEKVITREQRTEEMLKSEVKKIYRSIKDTETYIHEYYPELKPVLPEEITFITSQELEDQYPGHTPKERENVISKKYGAVFIMKIGHTLNSGEKHDGRAPDYDDWSLNGDIIVWNPTLESAFELSSMGIRVDSISLVNQLQTAYCLERLALPFHQSVLKENVPFSIGGGIGQSRLCMFLLKKMHIGEVQASFWGDSIIEECKTQNIPLL
- a CDS encoding DUF4085 family protein, which translates into the protein MWNISKEAKERFLKHNLLPIHESDREWEISLREAREEGEDLITSLQEELAEVKEELLQVLPSRFVPYLEDGSLNQPTLPKSVLEDYLNWIQQASHDFEQVLDAAYERTQHALPYLPTSVQEVFAESLHDSTIERIVWEGDTLHLYVNTDGGFSSKALIHFTFKGVQSEETDGPIEVGQWFIYDELQKTEDGFAFRVLFESPESQWTISMKELDAEYFYRPKEYTILRNEEKLEDTSLVEYTSSLNPEHRYWLITPHIECTISSFSENLAIENGLIEFSNNELVVIVGNERFTYDLDEYNPIQFIYTYIYEDPYAQFNEPIPTEEIEEAALGEELELQVRAWNTMYGNPKELANIINTVLMKVNVTEENEMMISVYVNHFYKEGILLKEVIEKHRACID
- a CDS encoding carbohydrate binding domain-containing protein, with protein sequence MKRILLIMLSLFLILPSMALGALNKEEKSSKSEWELVWSDEFDGKEIDRTKWTYDLGNWIVDADGNGVAPGWGNNEKEFYTDSSENAYVKDGKLIIQAKKEKVTDQFGTYDYTSARLKTKGLFSKKYGRFDIKAKLPVGKGLWPAIWMLPEDDKYGGWAASGEIDIMESWGSKPHTVAGTIHYGEVWPNNKYTGKEYELPKNRGIDAWHTYSLEWEPGELRWYVDGKLYQTQNNWYSKGKNSATKYSYPAPFDQNFHLIMNLAVGGWFDGEPDESTIFPKKMEIDYVRVYDLKKRDYQEPVEPVIEKVVLPEGAKQPLEDGNFIYDHQYEHPITEVDAVGEELNPTYWNFVHLPDFGGDGTINVESMDGVNYAKITPTNPGNQLYSLQLIQNLSLGKGGTYKVSFDAKSTANRNMMVKLGAGPERGWVKYSNEETFSLTDQLQSYEFTFDMLAETDLVSRLEFNLGNGGENPLWIGNVRVEEVTGQPVDENGPKQPLPDGNLVYNGTFDQGSMDRMTYWNLVTNQAVASASVDEGSRELQVEVIDGGANPTDVQVLQKGMYLLEGNDYKATFRARAAKPTSIQVDVRSKEGEVSYSELQTINLTTEMAEYDIVFTMPDEITDSEGQLIFNLGGQDSNIILDDIVLLKTSTEIDYGQVDLFPLKNGQFANGFDSWGSYVHFDASATLSVNSQEEVQIDISNEGKEPWSVLLEQGNLKLSKGVEYIVSFDARSSALRDVEVTVENAQYTRFLSEKSTLTNEMSQYSYTFTMPSDETASLKFLLGKDGENTIGNHIIHIDNVVLQVKNAPEPQPEPTTTPGIDNGSFNDGNAHWSSWWGDPWSGYAEGTATVENNEMKVSISQVGGASYAPQVYQKDLYFEKGGTYTVSFDARADENRKVNVNIGKELTTDPWFINYAEMSTFDLTNEMKTYTVTFTMAEDTYHDGKLVFELGNIADGNAATNVYIDNVTVVKE
- a CDS encoding ABC transporter ATP-binding protein — protein: MEPKSKQMLKPFLSLILSTKIPKLALTLGLIGSLITTIVGLSIPLLTRELVDGFSVSSLNMYLIGAIVIVFILQAVIDGASTYALAYVGQNIVARLRERMWFKLIRLPVSYYDKSKSGESVSRVVNDTGVVKDLISQHFPQFISGIISIIGAVIILFIMDWKMTLLMFIAVPITALFMVPLGSKMSKISRSLQDETANFSGSVQQTLSEIRLMKASNAEATEEQKGMAGINKLFSYGLKEGIIFAFIGPLMYLVVMVVIVVIIGYGGIRVAEGTMTTGSLVAFLLYLFQIVFPITSFAMFFTQLQKARGATERIIEILALEVEAGQTGKELDISNQSITVKHVSFSYNEGEPIIQDVSFKILPGTMVAFAGPSGGGKTTMFALLERFYEPTQGDILIGNTPITELSMHTWRRQIGYVSQDSPMMVGTIRENLCYGLQQGQENISDERLWEVAKMAYADQFIKEFPEGLDTEVGERGVKLSGGQRQRIAIARAFLRDPKILMMDEATASLDTQSEGIVQQALSRLMEDRTTLVIAHRLSTIVNADNIIFIDKGRITGTGTHEELVQTHELYREYAEQQLT